GCTGGCCTTTAACCCGCTGGAGGTAGCAGACCTACCTAGCCTGGATGAGCTCACCGCCGACGTGCGTCGGTATTACGAGAAGGGCCTGGCCCTCTATCCTGAGGCAGTGTTCCCCGGCGGCTTCTACAACTCCGTCTTCACCTGGTGCATCAAGACTTTCGGCTGGGAACTCTTCATGATGGCAGCCAAAGCTGACCCCCAGCGCTTTGAACAGATCCTGGATCAGTTCACCGAGATCAGCCGGATGGTCGTCGAAGCCCATATCCAGGCTGGGATCCCCATCTTTCTTTGCCATGATGATATCGTCTGGGCGGCGGGGGCGGTTTTCTCCCCGGCTTGGATGCGGCGATATATCTTCCCTCGGCTCAAGCGGCTATGGGATCCTTTGCGTGAGGCAGGGATCAGGGTGCTGTTCTGTTCTGACGGCAACTTTAACGAGTTTGTGGACGATCTAGCGGAGGCCGGGGCAGAGGGATTCATCTTTGAGCCACTGACCGACCTCCGGTACATCGTGGAGCGCTACGGGCGGACCCATGTCATCATCGGGAATATAGACTCGCGCATCCTTCAGTATGGGACGCCGGAGCGGATCCGAGCCGAGGTGAAGCGGTGCGCTGACCTGGGGCGCAACTGTCCCGGCTACTTCTTCGCCGTCGGCAACCACATCCCCTATACCGTGCCCATTCCCAGTATCGAGTGCTACCTGGAGGCGATCCAGGAGTACGGCAAGAGATGAAGAGGAAAAGCTCTTCTAGATAAGCTGGGAATGCTTTGCTTATGCCTACGATACGTGATGTCGCCGAACGGGCAGGGGTATCTCCCATCACCGTCTCGCGTGTGATCAATCACTCTGGGTACGTGAGCCAGGAGACCCGTGCGCGCGTTGAAGCTGCCATCGCTGAACTCCAGTACGTCCCGAACAGCCTGGCCCGCAGCTTGCGCTTTAAGCGTACTCACACGCTGGCGCTGGTGCTGACCGACATCACCAACCCCTTCTGGACCACGGTCGCCCGTGGCGTGGAAGACGTGGCCAGCCAATCCGGTTTCAATGTCATCCTGTGCAACACCGATGAGAGTGACGCTAAACAGTCGGAATATCTGAATGTGCTCCTGCAAAAGCAAGTGGACGGCTTTTTGCTGGTGCCAGCCCGCAGCGCCCCGGAGCCGATCACTCTGATCCAGAGCCAACGGGTGCCTACCGTGGTGCTCGATCGGCAAGTGCCCGGTGCCCAGGTGGACGTCGTGCGCGGTGATTCGGAAGGAGGAGCGTATCAACTGGTGCGACTGCTCCTGTCGTTGGGTCACCGCCGCATTGCAATGCTCTCTGGCCCGGTGAGCATCTCCACCGCAGCCGATCGGGTGGCCGGCTATCGCCGCGCGCTGCAAGAGGCCGGCCTAGAGGCCCAAGCCGAGCTCGTCTGCTATGGAGAGTACACTCAGGAGAGCGGCTATCAGATGGCGCAAGAGGCGCTGTCGCTGACGCCACGCCCCACGGCGCTTTTCGCCGCCAACAACTTTATCGCCATCGGCGCGCTGCGAGCGTTACGTGAGACGGGTGTGCGTGTGCCGGAGGACATGGCCCTGGTGTCCTTCGACGACATACCGCCCGCCTTCGCCATCGAGCCGTTTCTCACCGTGGCGGCTCAGCCAGCTTACGAGATGGGCCGCCGCGCCACTGAGCTATTGTTGGCCCGGCTATCCGGCCAGGCCCCACCGGAGCCTCAGGAGATCGTCTTCCCGACCGAGATCATCGTGCGCCGATCGAGTGGACCTCCGGTGAAATTTGACTAATCCGAGGAGGATTGCCATGCCCTACAAGCCCACTTGGGAATCCGTCCGCGCTCATCCCGTGCCCGATTGGTTTCACAACGCCAAGCTGGGCATCTTCATCCATTGGGGATTGTATTCCGTTCCCGCCTGGGCGCCGCTCGCAGGCGAGCTGAGCGAAGTCCTCGCCGGCGGCGATTGGGAGCGATGGTTCACCAATAATCCCTATGCGGAATGGTACATGAACTCTATCCGCATCCCTGGCAGCCCCTCGCACCAGCATCACGTGACGACCTACGGCCCCGAATTCGAGTACGCCGACTTTGCCCCAATGTTCCAACAGGCCGTTGAGAAGTGGGACCCCAACGCCTGGGCCGATCTGTTCCGGAGGGTGGGGGCTCGGTATGTCGTCTTGACCACCAAACACCACGATGGCTTCTTGCTCTGGCCTAGCCGGCAGCCCAATCCGTTCCGAGAGGGCTATTTCTCTCGGCGCGATCTTGTAGGCGAGCTCACTGCGGCGGTAAGAGCGAGCGGCATGAGGATGGGGCTATACTACTCCGGTGGGCTGGATTGGACCTTCAATCCCACTGTCATCCGGCGCCTCGCCGACATCCCTATCGCAGTGCCGCAGAGCGCGGAGTACGTCGCCTATGCCAACGGTCACTGGCGAGAGTTGATCGAACGCTATGAGCCTTCTATTCTTTGGAACGACATCGCCTACCCGGCGGCAGCAGATCTTCCCGCACTTTTCGCTGACTACTATAATCGCATTCCCGACGGCCTGGTCAATGACCGCTTCACCCAGCGGTTCGAGCTGGGCCCGGAGGGGTTCGCCCTGCCGGATCACTATGACTTCCGGACGCCGGAATACACCTCATTTCGGGAGATCACGCCGTTCAAGTGGGAGGCCACGCGTGGCATCGGCGCCTCGTTTGGCTACAACCAAAACGAAGGGCCAGCGCAATACCTCTCGGTAGAAGCTCTAGTGCACTTGCTGGTGGATATCGTCAGCAAGAATGGCAACTTGTTGCTCAACGTAGGCCCTATGGCCGACGGTACGATCCCCGACTTGCAGAAAGAGCGGCTGCTGGGGTTAGGCCAGTGGCTGGACGTAAATGGCGAGGCCATCTTTGACACGCGGCCGTGGGTGAAAGCGGAGGCTACGACTCCCGACGGCGTGCCCGTCCGCTTCACCCAAAAGGGAGACGTGCTCTATGCGATTCTACTGGGCACGCCGCAAGATCGGCAGGTGGTAATCCCCGGCTTGCAGGCACAAGCGAACACTGGAATTACGCTCCTAGGGAACGACAGCCCTTTGGCTTGGCGGCAGGAGGATGAAGGCCTAGCCATCACCTTGTCGGCTGGCTGGCCGACGTCGCCGGCGCACGCGCTTAAAATCACGCCATTGCCACATCGGTAACACTTGGAGATCCGATTGCCTCTTCAGGAGACACGCATGGGCCTATCCACCGAACAACTACGAGAAGCGCATCGTCGTATGTTGCTAATCCGTGGTTTTGAGGAACGTTGCATCGAGCTATACCAGCGTGGCCTAATCCGCGGCTCGCTTCACCCGTGCATTGGACAAGAGGCAACCGGGGTGGGCGCTGCTCTGGCCCTGCGGGACGACGATTACCTGCTGACGAACTACCGAGGTCACGGCCACGCTCTGGCCAAGGGGATCAGCCCACGCGCGGCGATGGCCGAGATGTTAGGCCGGCGCACCGGTTGTTGTAAGGGCAAAGGTGGCTCTATGCATTGGACTGATATCGCCCATGGCATCCTGCCCGCTAATGCGATCGTCGCCGGCGGCATCCCCATCGCAGTTGGCTGTGCCCTGGCCTCAAAGCTAGATGGGCTTGATCGCGTGACGGTCACCTTCTTCGGCGATGGTGCTGTCAACCAGGGCGCCTTTCACGAAGCGATGAACCTGGCTGCCATCTGGAAAGTGCCGGTGGTTTTCATTTGTGAGAATAACCTGTATTCAGAGATGACACCCATTGCCAAGACGACGCCTAATCGAGATCTGGCTGAGCGAGCCGTCGCTTACTGCATCCCAGCCGAGATCGTGGATGGCAACGATGTGGAGGCGATGTACGATGTGGTCACTCGTGCGGTAGCACGGGCGCGCCGCGGCGAGGGGGCCACCTTTATCGAAGCAAAAACCTATCGCACTGTAGGGCACATGATCGGCGATCCAGAGCCATATCGCACTCGTGAGGAGGTCGCCGAATGGCGCAAGAAGGACCCGATCGCTCGAGCGCGAGCGCGTTTGCTGGAGCGTGGTGTGTCCGAGGTCGAGCTAGCAGCGGATGAGCAGGAGGTGACACAAATCCTCGATGACGCCGTAGAGTTCGCGCAGGCCAGTCCTTGGCCAGAAGAGCACGAGGTGTTCGTCGACACCTTCTCCACGCCGATGCCGATTTGCGATAAACTGGGGAGAGGAGCCAACAGGCCAGGATGAACTGGAGGTACGGATGCGCTTGGGCGTCGCCGGAGAGATCATTCCCCGCCGGTTGAATGCGGTAAGTGACCAAGTGGCCGCCAAGATCGCCGCGCTGGGCTTCAGCGGGGTAGGCACACACTTTGAAGGTGATCCGGGAGGCATCCCTCGAGCAGAATTGCAAAGGGTTCGGGCTATCTTCGCCGATCACGGCGTTCGGATCGTCCAGTCGTGGGGATGGCAACAGCCTCTAGTTCATCCAGACGAATCGGTGCGGCGCACCGCGGTGTGTACGCTTCAACATGCCATTCGGGTGGCTGCTGACCTAGGGGCGGATATGGTGATGACCGGTCCTGGCAGCCTAAACCCGCGCGGGCCGTGGTGGCCCCATCCCGGGAATCACACGCCGGCTACCGAGGATAGGCTGGTGCAAAGCCTGAAGGAAGTGATGTCTGCTTGCGAAGTATACGGCGTGCCCATCGCGCTGGAGTGTCATGTCACCAGCCCGCTGGACAGCGCCGAGCGCGTCCGACGTGTGATCGAGCGGGTGGGATCGCCCTGGGTCAAGGTGAACTTAGATCCAGTCAACTTTGTACGTGACCTCCCCACTCTGTTCAATACCACCGGCTTGCTTACCGAGCTGTTCGACACGTTAGGACCGTATATCCTTGCAGCTCATATTAAAGACGTCTATGTGGAAGATCGCCACGTCATCCACATTAATGAGACCGTGCCCGGCGAAGGTGTGTTGGACTTTGACACCTTCTTCCGACGGTTCGAGGCCCTCCTGCCCAATGGCTATGCCATCGTCGAGCATTTGCCGGAAAGCCTGGTGCCCCAAGCGATGGCCTTCGTCACGAGCAAACTTGCAGCGCTTGGCATCCCCATCGTGCGCTAACGGTTTTCCAGATCCGAAGAGGAGCTTTGGAGGCCTTTGAGATTCGGGGGCAGGAGCAGACAAGCATTCCTAAAGAGGTCATGCGAAGGGAGACCCTTTCCGTAGCTTCTCACATACTTGGCTGGAGCCCCAGGGGAGAGCTTCAGGTCCCCCTGGCAGATGACAAACCGGTGGATTAGAGACAGATGAGAGAGCCCACGAGCTTACAAGGAAAAGTCATAGTCATCACCGGCGGAGCCCAAGGCATCGGCGCAGCGACCGCTCAACTCTGCGCTACACGCGGGGCATCCGTGGTCATCGCTGACGTCAACGCCCAGGATGGCGAGCAGGTGGTGGCTTCCATCCGTGCGAATGGCGGCGAGGCCTGGTTCCATCGCACTGATGTGCGCAGTGACGAGGAAGTGCGGGCACTGATCGAATGGGTGCGCGAGCGGTACGGTCGGTTGGACGTTCTCATCGCTGCGGCCGGCGTGCTCAAAGGGGCTTATCTCCAGCCAGAGGAGCTATCGCTAGAGGACTTCGAGACGGTTCTAGACGTGAACGTCAAGGGGATTTTCCTTTGCGCCAAGTATGCGACGCCGTTGCTGGAGGCAAGCGGACATGGCGTGCTTATTATCCTAGCGTCAGGTGCGGGGGTGACCGGCCCCAGCTCGTCCCTGGCTTATGGGGCCAGCAAGGGGGGTGCCAATGGCCTGGGCATGACCTTGGCTCATCACCTGGCACCACGTGGCATCCGCGTCAACATCGTCTGTCCCGGCGAGATCGCTACGCGGATGAAGCTGAGCGTGATCGCCACCGAAGCTCAGCGGGCAGGCCGTTCGCCAGAAGAGGTCATCGCTGAGGCCCAGACGCAAGGACGACTAGGAACACCCGAAGGTGTTGCCCGCGTTATCGCCTTCCTGGCCTCGGACGAGGCCGATTACGTGCGCGGCACGTTGTTCACCCGGTAAGCGTGGGGCTGATTGAAACGACTGCACGACCAAACACGGTTTGAGCATGTTAAAGTTGACCGTTTAGGCACATAACACTAAAGGGATGGCTTTCCGATGCGCGAATTAACTTACAGCCAAGCGCTCCGCGAAGCGCTGACCGAAGAGATGGAACGTGATCCCAATGTAATCCTGTTGGGCGAGGACATCGGCGTATACGGGGGCGTCTTCAAGGTGACCGAAGGATTGCTGGCCCGTTTTGGCCCGGAACGGGTACGCGAGACCCCTATCTCTGAGGCTGGCTTTATCGGCGCAGCGACAGGGCTGGCGATGTGCGGTAAGCGGCCGGTGGCCGAGCTGATGTTCATGGATTTCGCCTGGGTTGCCGCCGATCAGATCTGGAATCAAGCCGCTAAGATGCGCCAGATGTCAGGCGGGCAGGTGAGTGTGCCATTGGTCATCCGCACCCAGCAGGGCGGCGGACGCGGCAACGCTGCACAGCACTCTCAGAGCTTGGAGGCCCATTTCACTCACATCCCCGGCATCAAGGTCGCGCTGCCGGCCACGCCCTATGACGCCAAGGGGCTTCTTAAGAGCGCTATCCGGGATCCCGATCCGGTCCTCGTGATTGAACACAAGCTATTGTACAACACCAAGGGGCCAGTGCCTGAAGAGGAATATCTCATCCCGCTGGGCGTGGCAGATGTGAAACGGCCAGGACGCGATGCAACAGTGATTGCCGTGTCAAGGACGGTTTTGCATGCATTAGAAGCGGCTGAAATGCTGGCCAGCGAAGGCGTTGACGTCGAGGTAATTGATCTACGCACCACGGTTCCGCTTGATATGGAGACAGTGATCCGTTCCGTGCAGAAGACAGGTCACGTAGTCGTTGCGCATGAGGCGCATCGGACCTGTGGCATCGGGGCAGAGATCGCAGCGCGCATCATGGAAGAAGCCTTCGATTACCTGGATGCACCAGTACAGCGGGTGGCGGCCCTTGACGTGCCCATTCCCTATAGCCAACCGCTCGAATCGGCGGTCTTACCAGGCCCGGCGGATATCGCACAGGGAGTGCGGCGCGTCCTTGGCTGGACGTGATCTTTCGTTGACTGTGCACGAGGAAGGTCTATGAGATTGCTGGATAAGGCGGCGTTGATCACGGGCGGGGCACGTGGTCTCGGCCTGGCGATGGCTGAGCGATTCGTCGCCGAAGGCGCCTGCGTCATCATCGTGGATCGAGATCGTGTTCATGGGGAGCAGGCGGCGACAGATCTGAGCATACGGGGTTTCTCGGCGCATTTCATTCAGGCCGATCTGGCCTATCCAGACGAGATTGAGCGTGCCGTAGATGCCGCCCTTTCCATCCGGGGACATCTAGATATTCTGGTGAATAACGCGGCTGTGATCCTGCCTAAGAGTATTGAGGAGATCTCGGCCTCTGAGTGGGATTGGCTGATGTCTATCAATTTGCGAGCGCCGTTCCTGATGGTGAAAGCGGCCTTGCCTGCTCTCAAGGCGAGCCACGGCGTCATTCTCAATATCGGGTCCATCGCCGGGTTACAGGCGAGTCCCAATAATGTGGCCTACGGTGTCTCAAAAGCGGGAGTGATCATGATGACCAAAAACCTGGCACGAGATCTGCACTCGTTTGGGATTCGAGTGAATTGCCTGTGCCCGGGCGCGGTGGACACCCCTTTGCTGCGCGCTTTTGCGGCTGCGTTTGATGGGGGCGATGCAATGCTGGAACGCACACGAAGCAACGATTTTCTTACCACACCGCAGCAGATCGCCGATGTCGCTCTGTATTTGGTAAGCGATGAGGCCTCAGCTATCACTGGGAGCATCATAATAGCCGACGCCGGCATGATCCTGTTCTGAGATCGCCGCCGACGGAAGGCAATTCGCCAAGGAGCTTCCGTGCTTTGGTACATGGGCGGGGGATATCATGGCCGAGTTGATCGTGGACACGCATCTGCACTTCTGGGACGTGGATCGGTTCACGTATTTCTGGCTCACGCCCGAAGCCGGTATTCTCTATCGGAACTATCTGCCATCACATGTGAAGCCGGAGATGAACCGCGCCGGTGTCCATTGGGGCGTCTTTGTGCAGGCGAGCCACCTGCTAGAGGAGACATACTGGGCGTTGGAGCTGGCTGACCAGCATCCTTGGATCGCAGGCGTCGTTGGCTGGGTTGATCTGGCTGATCCCTGGGTCGGTGATACCCTGGATGCCTTAATGCGGTTTTCCCGTTTCAAGGGGGTACGCCATCTCATCCATGAAGAGTTGGATGATCGTTGGTTGCTGCGTTCCGCAGTGCAAGAGGGGTTGAAAGCGCTGGCCGAGCGTGGTCTGACCTACGATATCGTTGCTTTGCCTCGTCACCTGCCTTACCTGCCTGAAGTCATCGCTCGTCATCCGACATTGAACTTCGTCCTTGACCATATGGCCAAACCTCCGATCGCCTCTCGCGACCTGGATACATGGCAGCAGTATCTCGCCGCTGTTGCTGCCTTTCCTAACGTTTACTGCAAAGTCTCTGGGCTGATCACAGAGGCAAAACCTAACGCGCGGATCACCGACGAGCTGAAACCTGTGATTCAGGTCGGGATCGAATTGTTTGGCTTCAATCGCCTAATGTTCGGCAGCGATTGGCCTGTTTGCTTGCTGGCCAGCTCTTATACAGAAGTGGTAAGCACGACGAGGGAGGCCCTGGGCGACATCGGCGAGGAAGACCAGGCCCGGTTCTGGGGTGAGAATGCCATCCAATGCTACGGGCTGACCAATGCCCGAAAGGAGGCGTCTATGGAATGAGGTCGAAACAGCTTTCCAAGCTCTTCGCGCACGTTATCCTTTTTTGAAAGCCTCAAAGTGAGGAAAGGAGGGATTATGATGGACGAGAAGCTGAGCCGCCGAGCCTTTTTGCGCACGTTGGGTACTGGCATGGCCGCCGCATGGCTGGCCGCATGTGTGCCCGCCACCCCTGCCCCAGAAGCCCCTAAAGCCGAACAGCCGGCCGCCGCGCCTCCCCCCAAGCGTCGGTTAGTGTTCTGGGGGCACGACCAGCATCCCATTGACCTGGCCGGCGCGGGATTTGTCAAGCACCATCCTGATGTCGAGTGGGTCTCCCCACATCCTGCCGACTATGGCGCCAAGATGCAAGCCGCCATGGCTGCCGGCAGTGATTGCCCTGACCTCTATTGGGCCGAAGCGTTCCAGGCTCAGGATTGGGGCTGCGCTGGCCTACTTACCGAGATAACCGAGCATCTCAAGCCGGTGATAGATCAATATCACCCCCTCAAAGTAGCTGAGACCTTCATCGCCAAAACCGGTCAATACGTTGGCTGGCCTGGCGATATCAGCGTCAGCGGGTGGTATTACCGCGTGGACAAGCTGGAAGAGCTGGGCTACGGCGATATTGACTTTGAGACCTGGACCTATGATGACTTCGCCCAGATGTCGGCCGAAATCGTCAAGAAGGGGATGTATACCTTCTGCTTCCCTGGTGCGGCGTGGGCGACGATTTTCATGTACGTCCTGCATCAGGTGGGTGGCACCACGCTGAGCCAGGACGGATTGGAGATCA
This genomic interval from Anaerolineae bacterium contains the following:
- a CDS encoding SDR family oxidoreductase; amino-acid sequence: MRLLDKAALITGGARGLGLAMAERFVAEGACVIIVDRDRVHGEQAATDLSIRGFSAHFIQADLAYPDEIERAVDAALSIRGHLDILVNNAAVILPKSIEEISASEWDWLMSINLRAPFLMVKAALPALKASHGVILNIGSIAGLQASPNNVAYGVSKAGVIMMTKNLARDLHSFGIRVNCLCPGAVDTPLLRAFAAAFDGGDAMLERTRSNDFLTTPQQIADVALYLVSDEASAITGSIIIADAGMILF
- a CDS encoding extracellular solute-binding protein codes for the protein MDEKLSRRAFLRTLGTGMAAAWLAACVPATPAPEAPKAEQPAAAPPPKRRLVFWGHDQHPIDLAGAGFVKHHPDVEWVSPHPADYGAKMQAAMAAGSDCPDLYWAEAFQAQDWGCAGLLTEITEHLKPVIDQYHPLKVAETFIAKTGQYVGWPGDISVSGWYYRVDKLEELGYGDIDFETWTYDDFAQMSAEIVKKGMYTFCFPGAAWATIFMYVLHQVGGTTLSQDGLEIKVGDEKGIQAMSIVKKLYESGGGLDVEWWSPAYWAALQEGTLIGDFAAAWAKGFWEAQIKSPEQGAGKWRIAKFPTGPGIKYRTGIWGGAQLVSPKCAANRDDAIEFMKYALGSLEGTILVGGWGIIPAYRPYLASKEFLEGRSPIFGDWPFNQFWASQEKELSLEYFRPAGYGAVESAVSKVMPEIMKGEISVEDGMAKIVELATPDVERVMCK
- a CDS encoding sugar phosphate isomerase/epimerase codes for the protein MRLGVAGEIIPRRLNAVSDQVAAKIAALGFSGVGTHFEGDPGGIPRAELQRVRAIFADHGVRIVQSWGWQQPLVHPDESVRRTAVCTLQHAIRVAADLGADMVMTGPGSLNPRGPWWPHPGNHTPATEDRLVQSLKEVMSACEVYGVPIALECHVTSPLDSAERVRRVIERVGSPWVKVNLDPVNFVRDLPTLFNTTGLLTELFDTLGPYILAAHIKDVYVEDRHVIHINETVPGEGVLDFDTFFRRFEALLPNGYAIVEHLPESLVPQAMAFVTSKLAALGIPIVR
- a CDS encoding LacI family transcriptional regulator, coding for MPTIRDVAERAGVSPITVSRVINHSGYVSQETRARVEAAIAELQYVPNSLARSLRFKRTHTLALVLTDITNPFWTTVARGVEDVASQSGFNVILCNTDESDAKQSEYLNVLLQKQVDGFLLVPARSAPEPITLIQSQRVPTVVLDRQVPGAQVDVVRGDSEGGAYQLVRLLLSLGHRRIAMLSGPVSISTAADRVAGYRRALQEAGLEAQAELVCYGEYTQESGYQMAQEALSLTPRPTALFAANNFIAIGALRALRETGVRVPEDMALVSFDDIPPAFAIEPFLTVAAQPAYEMGRRATELLLARLSGQAPPEPQEIVFPTEIIVRRSSGPPVKFD
- a CDS encoding SDR family oxidoreductase — translated: MREPTSLQGKVIVITGGAQGIGAATAQLCATRGASVVIADVNAQDGEQVVASIRANGGEAWFHRTDVRSDEEVRALIEWVRERYGRLDVLIAAAGVLKGAYLQPEELSLEDFETVLDVNVKGIFLCAKYATPLLEASGHGVLIILASGAGVTGPSSSLAYGASKGGANGLGMTLAHHLAPRGIRVNIVCPGEIATRMKLSVIATEAQRAGRSPEEVIAEAQTQGRLGTPEGVARVIAFLASDEADYVRGTLFTR
- a CDS encoding amidohydrolase family protein; amino-acid sequence: MAELIVDTHLHFWDVDRFTYFWLTPEAGILYRNYLPSHVKPEMNRAGVHWGVFVQASHLLEETYWALELADQHPWIAGVVGWVDLADPWVGDTLDALMRFSRFKGVRHLIHEELDDRWLLRSAVQEGLKALAERGLTYDIVALPRHLPYLPEVIARHPTLNFVLDHMAKPPIASRDLDTWQQYLAAVAAFPNVYCKVSGLITEAKPNARITDELKPVIQVGIELFGFNRLMFGSDWPVCLLASSYTEVVSTTREALGDIGEEDQARFWGENAIQCYGLTNARKEASME
- a CDS encoding alpha-ketoacid dehydrogenase subunit beta, which encodes MRELTYSQALREALTEEMERDPNVILLGEDIGVYGGVFKVTEGLLARFGPERVRETPISEAGFIGAATGLAMCGKRPVAELMFMDFAWVAADQIWNQAAKMRQMSGGQVSVPLVIRTQQGGGRGNAAQHSQSLEAHFTHIPGIKVALPATPYDAKGLLKSAIRDPDPVLVIEHKLLYNTKGPVPEEEYLIPLGVADVKRPGRDATVIAVSRTVLHALEAAEMLASEGVDVEVIDLRTTVPLDMETVIRSVQKTGHVVVAHEAHRTCGIGAEIAARIMEEAFDYLDAPVQRVAALDVPIPYSQPLESAVLPGPADIAQGVRRVLGWT
- a CDS encoding alpha-L-fucosidase; the encoded protein is MPYKPTWESVRAHPVPDWFHNAKLGIFIHWGLYSVPAWAPLAGELSEVLAGGDWERWFTNNPYAEWYMNSIRIPGSPSHQHHVTTYGPEFEYADFAPMFQQAVEKWDPNAWADLFRRVGARYVVLTTKHHDGFLLWPSRQPNPFREGYFSRRDLVGELTAAVRASGMRMGLYYSGGLDWTFNPTVIRRLADIPIAVPQSAEYVAYANGHWRELIERYEPSILWNDIAYPAAADLPALFADYYNRIPDGLVNDRFTQRFELGPEGFALPDHYDFRTPEYTSFREITPFKWEATRGIGASFGYNQNEGPAQYLSVEALVHLLVDIVSKNGNLLLNVGPMADGTIPDLQKERLLGLGQWLDVNGEAIFDTRPWVKAEATTPDGVPVRFTQKGDVLYAILLGTPQDRQVVIPGLQAQANTGITLLGNDSPLAWRQEDEGLAITLSAGWPTSPAHALKITPLPHR
- a CDS encoding thiamine pyrophosphate-dependent dehydrogenase E1 component subunit alpha — protein: MGLSTEQLREAHRRMLLIRGFEERCIELYQRGLIRGSLHPCIGQEATGVGAALALRDDDYLLTNYRGHGHALAKGISPRAAMAEMLGRRTGCCKGKGGSMHWTDIAHGILPANAIVAGGIPIAVGCALASKLDGLDRVTVTFFGDGAVNQGAFHEAMNLAAIWKVPVVFICENNLYSEMTPIAKTTPNRDLAERAVAYCIPAEIVDGNDVEAMYDVVTRAVARARRGEGATFIEAKTYRTVGHMIGDPEPYRTREEVAEWRKKDPIARARARLLERGVSEVELAADEQEVTQILDDAVEFAQASPWPEEHEVFVDTFSTPMPICDKLGRGANRPG